In one Mucilaginibacter sp. PAMB04168 genomic region, the following are encoded:
- a CDS encoding DUF6443 domain-containing protein, translating into MEKKYKYLIVFSIITLCYGNLRAQTLVPNGQMTGTPTMGEYYHPSSITLQDGFHFAATHGNSLRLYISGCVPLAATPSNNQNYVITYTSRKSGVLDPTAATASVCDEMQTIKYFDGLGRPMQTVQVKGNPDATKDLVQPVAYDQFGREAVKYLPYTTSAGIAGSYRESAIADQLSFYHPVGTAATVTQLPGGLPHIPTPYAATVFEASPLNRPVEQGAPGNDWQPGSGHTVRMEYGTNTNADAFHTVKLYNAKVVNAAGQEYKRELTSIKNYDANELYLNILKDENWVTADGLAGQTHEYKDKEGRVVLKRIFNKKPAPDNTIETLSTYYVYDDLGNLSFVLPPGCIPDNTVPIQATQDAFCYQYRYDHRNRLIEKKLPGKGWEGMVYNKLDQVIFSQDANQKARQEVSFVKYDALGRVIMTGIEPGHAEASMMVLQQAVNEQYDNPQSGFTQWEVPQTSGDLGYTNTAFPTGASRQALTVNYYDDYTFLGNPTVSALNTGNFGAPVSPQSKNVKGLLTGTLINILGTGNGLLSVNYYDEEGRVVQSKSRNHLQGTDIVNNTYSFTDELLSSTRVHTVGSNTTTIANTYNYDHMGRKLETRQWINNAANEVLLSKLEYNEVGQLKTKSIGNGLETMQYAYNERGWLKSQNAPRFNLSLNYQDHPNAAYKQWNGNISAQVWGPAANTSQHHYDYHYDKLNRLTEGTSDENFNEQLSYDVMGNITQLTRSPMGTNNYHYGGNQLTSIDGFVNGTYEYDENGNQKKDNTKGITIAYNLLNLPQTITKGAQTMTNQWLASGVKTRKVVSGGITRDYVGGIEYNNGQIEFIQTEEGRAVPAGGGNYTYDYYLKDHLGNTRVQLKHNGLVLETSDYYPFGLQVARAVQTTSSPENRYKYNGKELQTELDLNQYDYGARFYDPVIGRWTSVDPLAELGRRQSPYEYALDNPIRYVDPDGMYSTEEWKKDHGVTDDDLTTVYKAKEEEENDQSSGIRWQPLYKSTLLNYVQITNCTGCGPGSLQNKTGAIFEDLFEEYIDENFNFDNIRVVKNPLNNKFPGEFDYTVPDFLGVKYDIRGKPGAGVTTFYELESFYELKATKNNIGVGAFDGQLKVQIQAAKKAKVKEIVFVTTYGVKLSKQLEKYAQNNGISLTHYWAQYRMERGVMKTNYTPAKK; encoded by the coding sequence ATGGAAAAAAAATATAAGTACCTCATTGTTTTCAGCATAATAACGCTATGTTATGGAAATCTTAGGGCTCAAACGTTGGTGCCGAACGGCCAGATGACGGGTACACCTACTATGGGCGAATATTACCATCCCTCGAGCATCACGCTCCAAGACGGTTTTCACTTTGCGGCGACGCATGGTAACAGTTTGCGTCTGTATATAAGTGGTTGCGTCCCACTTGCAGCAACGCCAAGTAATAACCAGAACTATGTCATTACTTATACATCACGAAAATCAGGCGTACTCGATCCTACTGCAGCAACTGCCTCGGTTTGTGACGAAATGCAGACTATTAAGTACTTTGACGGCTTAGGTAGACCAATGCAAACCGTGCAGGTGAAAGGTAACCCTGATGCTACTAAAGACCTGGTACAACCTGTGGCCTATGACCAGTTCGGCAGGGAAGCGGTGAAATATCTACCTTATACTACCAGTGCAGGCATTGCCGGTAGTTACCGGGAAAGTGCGATCGCAGACCAACTCTCGTTCTATCACCCGGTGGGTACTGCGGCAACAGTAACGCAACTCCCGGGCGGGTTGCCTCATATTCCGACGCCATATGCAGCAACGGTATTTGAAGCGTCCCCGCTGAATCGCCCAGTGGAACAAGGTGCGCCGGGTAACGATTGGCAGCCAGGAAGCGGCCATACGGTAAGGATGGAATATGGGACCAATACGAACGCTGATGCCTTCCATACCGTAAAGCTGTACAATGCAAAGGTAGTAAACGCTGCAGGGCAGGAATACAAGCGGGAGCTGACCAGTATTAAGAACTATGATGCGAACGAGCTCTATCTTAATATTTTAAAGGACGAGAACTGGGTAACAGCAGATGGTTTAGCCGGACAGACGCATGAGTATAAAGATAAGGAAGGCCGGGTGGTGCTCAAACGTATCTTTAACAAAAAGCCAGCTCCAGATAATACAATAGAAACGCTGAGTACTTACTACGTTTACGACGATTTAGGTAACCTAAGCTTTGTACTGCCACCTGGATGTATCCCCGATAACACCGTACCCATCCAAGCCACACAGGACGCTTTTTGTTACCAGTACCGTTATGACCACCGAAACCGGTTAATCGAAAAGAAGCTGCCGGGCAAGGGCTGGGAGGGCATGGTGTATAATAAGCTCGACCAGGTGATCTTCTCACAGGATGCCAACCAGAAGGCCCGCCAGGAGGTAAGTTTCGTCAAATATGATGCACTGGGACGGGTGATCATGACCGGTATTGAGCCGGGGCATGCTGAAGCTTCGATGATGGTCTTGCAGCAGGCGGTTAATGAGCAGTACGACAATCCACAATCCGGCTTTACGCAATGGGAGGTGCCGCAGACATCGGGTGACCTGGGTTACACCAATACGGCTTTCCCGACCGGAGCCAGTCGTCAAGCGCTAACGGTAAACTATTATGACGATTATACCTTTTTAGGTAATCCTACAGTCAGTGCTCTTAATACCGGCAACTTTGGAGCGCCGGTAAGTCCGCAAAGCAAGAACGTCAAAGGCCTGCTGACGGGAACATTGATCAACATATTGGGCACAGGAAATGGCCTGCTTTCGGTCAATTACTATGATGAGGAGGGCAGGGTAGTTCAGAGCAAGAGCCGGAACCATTTGCAGGGCACGGACATTGTCAATAACACCTACAGCTTTACGGATGAGCTGTTAAGCAGCACGCGGGTACATACCGTTGGTAGTAACACCACGACCATTGCCAATACGTACAATTATGACCACATGGGCAGAAAGCTGGAAACACGTCAATGGATCAACAATGCTGCAAACGAGGTACTACTATCCAAGCTAGAATACAACGAGGTTGGTCAGCTCAAAACTAAAAGTATCGGCAACGGGTTGGAAACAATGCAGTACGCCTATAATGAGCGGGGCTGGCTTAAAAGTCAGAACGCGCCACGGTTCAATCTGTCGCTGAACTACCAGGACCATCCTAATGCAGCCTATAAGCAGTGGAACGGCAATATCAGCGCCCAGGTATGGGGACCGGCCGCGAATACCAGTCAGCATCACTATGATTACCACTATGACAAGCTCAACCGGTTAACTGAAGGCACCTCTGATGAGAACTTTAATGAGCAGCTGAGTTACGATGTGATGGGTAACATTACTCAGCTCACGCGCAGCCCCATGGGGACAAACAACTACCACTATGGCGGTAATCAGCTGACCTCCATTGATGGCTTTGTCAATGGCACTTATGAGTATGATGAGAATGGTAACCAGAAGAAGGATAACACTAAAGGTATCACAATTGCCTACAACCTGCTCAACCTGCCGCAGACAATTACCAAAGGTGCACAAACGATGACTAACCAGTGGTTAGCCAGTGGTGTAAAAACCAGGAAAGTAGTAAGCGGCGGAATTACCAGGGACTATGTAGGGGGCATTGAGTACAACAACGGTCAGATCGAGTTCATCCAGACCGAGGAGGGCAGGGCCGTACCAGCAGGAGGAGGCAATTATACTTATGACTATTACTTAAAAGACCATTTGGGTAACACCCGTGTTCAATTGAAGCACAATGGTTTGGTACTGGAAACGAGTGACTATTACCCGTTCGGTCTGCAGGTGGCACGTGCTGTCCAGACAACAAGCTCGCCCGAGAACCGTTATAAGTACAATGGCAAGGAACTGCAGACGGAGCTGGACCTGAACCAGTACGATTATGGCGCAAGGTTCTATGATCCGGTAATAGGCAGATGGACGAGTGTTGACCCATTAGCAGAGTTAGGTAGGCGTCAGTCACCATATGAGTATGCTCTAGATAATCCAATTAGATATGTAGATCCTGATGGAATGTACTCTACGGAAGAGTGGAAGAAAGACCATGGGGTAACCGATGATGATTTAACAACTGTATATAAAGCTAAAGAGGAAGAAGAAAATGATCAATCTTCAGGTATAAGATGGCAGCCATTATATAAGTCAACACTGTTAAATTATGTACAGATAACCAACTGCACAGGCTGTGGGCCTGGTAGCTTACAAAATAAAACTGGTGCAATATTTGAAGATCTATTTGAAGAATACATAGACGAGAATTTTAATTTTGATAACATCAGGGTCGTAAAGAATCCTCTAAATAATAAGTTTCCCGGAGAATTTGACTATACAGTTCCGGATTTTTTAGGCGTAAAGTATGATATTAGGGGAAAGCCAGGCGCAGGTGTGACTACATTTTATGAACTTGAAAGTTTCTATGAGCTTAAGGCAACTAAAAATAATATTGGCGTAGGCGCGTTTGATGGTCAATTAAAAGTTCAAATTCAAGCAGCAAAAAAAGCCAAGGTTAAAGAAATTGTTTTTGTAACAACATATGGTGTGAAATTAAGTAAACAACTGGAAAAATATGCACAAAACAATGGCATTTCGCTAACTCATTACTGGGCTCAATACCGAATGGAAAGAGGAGTTATGAAAACAAATTATACACCAGCAAAGAAATGA
- a CDS encoding helix-turn-helix transcriptional regulator — translation MSFANPLTLFKSRQELSQSGLAAKVGIHINVLGRYERGDAVPSVEVAAKIAGALSTSLDYLTGLTDIEFDSNTLNRINEIASLLNEDHEHVFKVVDALIRDAKAEK, via the coding sequence ATGAGCTTCGCCAATCCACTTACGCTATTTAAAAGTCGACAAGAACTATCACAGTCTGGACTTGCTGCAAAGGTTGGTATACATATTAACGTGTTAGGCAGGTATGAGCGTGGCGACGCTGTGCCCTCGGTAGAGGTTGCAGCCAAAATCGCAGGAGCCTTAAGCACTTCCTTGGACTATCTTACGGGCTTGACAGATATTGAGTTTGATTCCAATACCTTGAATCGGATCAATGAGATAGCATCCTTGTTAAACGAAGATCATGAGCACGTCTTCAAAGTAGTAGATGCACTCATTCGTGATGCCAAAGCTGAGAAATAG
- a CDS encoding type II secretion system F family protein: MPSIDISRYANKKPARPAEIGTPSAENKLLAILNKDISFGNPELSDKKKEYLYLELGSLLQAGINLKSSFELILADQRKAKDKLLFETIQQAVLGGTTFSHALKQSGKFSLYEVYSLQIGEETGKMIEVLQDLAKFYQNKIKQRRKIVSALTYPCIVMSAALGAVFFMLKFIVPMFGEVFRRFGGQLPWITEKIIRMSEALEKHFLPVVLGVSAITLLLISQRKKIWFRKWSARLLLRLPVVGNLVQKIYLARFANAMRLLISARLPLLRAIALIREMIGFYPIESSLAEIESEILKGRSLYQSMSSFSVYPPKMVQLVKVGEETNQLDYFFARISEQYIEEVEYRTTSLSSMMEPLIIIFLGLIVGVILVSMYLPLFQMSNSFQ; this comes from the coding sequence ATGCCCAGCATTGATATCAGCCGCTATGCTAACAAAAAGCCAGCCCGTCCGGCGGAGATTGGCACACCGTCAGCCGAAAACAAGTTACTAGCAATATTGAATAAAGACATCAGTTTTGGGAACCCCGAACTGAGCGATAAGAAGAAAGAATACCTGTACCTAGAATTAGGTTCGCTGCTTCAGGCCGGGATTAACCTGAAAAGCAGCTTTGAACTGATCCTGGCTGATCAGCGCAAGGCAAAGGATAAGCTGCTGTTTGAAACCATACAGCAAGCGGTGCTGGGTGGCACCACTTTTTCGCATGCACTAAAGCAAAGCGGTAAATTTTCGCTGTACGAGGTATACAGTCTGCAAATTGGGGAGGAAACCGGAAAAATGATCGAAGTACTGCAGGATCTGGCTAAGTTCTACCAAAACAAGATCAAACAGCGTCGCAAGATCGTTTCTGCGCTGACCTATCCCTGCATTGTGATGTCTGCTGCTTTGGGCGCGGTCTTTTTTATGCTCAAGTTTATTGTGCCCATGTTTGGCGAAGTATTCCGCCGGTTTGGCGGCCAATTGCCCTGGATCACAGAGAAGATTATTCGAATGTCGGAGGCTTTGGAAAAGCATTTCTTACCAGTGGTTCTGGGAGTTTCGGCTATTACACTTTTACTGATCAGTCAGCGTAAAAAAATATGGTTCCGTAAATGGTCGGCTAGGCTGCTACTGAGGCTGCCAGTAGTTGGTAACCTGGTGCAAAAGATTTACCTGGCCCGCTTTGCAAATGCCATGCGGCTGCTAATCAGTGCTCGTTTACCGTTGTTGCGGGCTATTGCCCTTATACGGGAAATGATCGGCTTCTACCCCATCGAAAGCTCTTTAGCAGAAATAGAGTCCGAGATACTTAAAGGCCGATCACTGTATCAGAGCATGAGTAGTTTCAGTGTTTACCCGCCGAAGATGGTCCAACTGGTTAAGGTCGGCGAGGAAACTAACCAATTAGATTACTTTTTCGCCCGCATATCAGAGCAATATATCGAAGAAGTAGAATATAGGACGACCTCGCTGAGCAGCATGATGGAACCGCTTATCATCATTTTTTTAGGACTGATTGTAGGAGTTATCCTGGTGTCAATGTATTTGCCCCTATTTCAGATGAGTAATAGCTTTCAGTAG
- a CDS encoding prepilin-type N-terminal cleavage/methylation domain-containing protein has translation MKNKHRFAAFTIMELMVAMLISALVITITYTAYGIASRAYSSYNQKHLEMAGLIRLDELLRRDTEKATLILHGAGTLHFSKPKDTVVYRFEPDKILRVAGITDTFRVKADGLSYQFENQPLASQESIEITDEISFSVQLRARIFPYHYHKRYSAADLLNLPPHAQH, from the coding sequence ATGAAAAATAAACACCGCTTTGCCGCCTTTACCATTATGGAACTCATGGTTGCCATGCTGATCTCAGCACTGGTTATCACGATCACTTATACAGCCTACGGTATTGCCAGCCGCGCGTACAGCAGCTACAATCAAAAGCATTTGGAAATGGCCGGACTGATACGCTTGGATGAATTGCTGCGCCGCGATACAGAGAAAGCAACGTTGATCCTACATGGTGCAGGTACCCTGCATTTTAGTAAACCAAAGGACACCGTCGTGTACCGCTTTGAGCCGGATAAGATTCTGCGGGTAGCTGGCATAACCGACACTTTTCGCGTAAAAGCAGATGGGTTGAGCTACCAGTTCGAAAACCAGCCACTGGCCAGTCAAGAGTCAATAGAAATAACGGACGAAATTTCTTTTTCGGTACAGCTTAGAGCGCGGATTTTTCCGTATCATTATCATAAGCGTTACAGCGCAGCAGACCTTTTAAATTTACCGCCTCATGCCCAGCATTGA
- a CDS encoding type II secretion system F family protein — MIGFYNIKSSLAEILKGGSLHHSMSNFVVYPPKMIQLVKVGEEINQLDYFFARISKQYIEEVEHKTTALSSMMKRLIIIFLGLIVGVIWCPCICLFFK, encoded by the coding sequence ATGATTGGCTTCTATAATATCAAAAGCTCATTAGCCGAAATACTTAAAGGCGGATCATTGCATCATAGCATGAGTAATTTCGTTGTTTACCCACCGAAGATGATCCAACTGGTTAAAGTTGGTGAGGAAATCAATCAGTTAGATTACTTCTTCGCCCGCATATCAAAGCAGTACATCGAAGAAGTTGAACACAAAACAACCGCGTTAAGCAGCATGATGAAACGGCTTATTATTATCTTCTTAGGACTGATTGTCGGCGTAATTTGGTGCCCATGTATTTGCCTCTTTTTCAAATGA